DNA from Pseudonocardia broussonetiae:
ACGGCCACCGAGGAGGCCGGGCGGACGACCAGCTCGGTGTAGGGCCGCGCCTTCTGCGGAGCGTTCACGGGGCGGAGCGCGTGGAGCGTGACCGTCTCGGAGTAGGTCTCGTCTCCGGCGGCGTCGAACGCCACCGCCAGGCCGACCAGGGTCATCAGGTCGTCGATCTCGACGTACCACCGGGAACGGTGGGCGTCGTAGCGTGCCGTGTAGTAGCGCGCCTCCGGTGCGGCGACCACGCCGAACTGGCGATGCGTCACCGCGTCGATCGCGCGGGAAGCGGCGGCGATGGCAAGGCCCATCTGCACGTCGTCCTGCGCGTCCGCGTCAGGGATG
Protein-coding regions in this window:
- a CDS encoding phage gp6-like head-tail connector protein produces the protein MAWAPDYCTTIELRSFVRIPDADAQDDVQMGLAIAAASRAIDAVTHRQFGVVAAPEARYYTARYDAHRSRWYVEIDDLMTLVGLAVAFDAAGDETYSETVTLHALRPVNAPQKARPYTELVVRPASSVAVNGADAGVKVTALWGWTAVPDAVKQATLLQASRLLQRRDSPYGIAGSPDAGSEMRLLAKVDPDVEVALADYRLRRGRVIFA